The following are encoded in a window of Primulina eburnea isolate SZY01 chromosome 4, ASM2296580v1, whole genome shotgun sequence genomic DNA:
- the LOC140830759 gene encoding xyloglucan 6-xylosyltransferase 2-like has translation MLNRLISQRRARQFRRLLRNGKLTLLCLVLTVVVLRGNLGAGRFGTPEKDLDEIRETFSYIRKHAEPRRALVEPSKGQRKPSDGTENGIKNYAEFDMKKILKDEDDGVEEFKRDSTQPYSLGPKIENWDQMRDEWLKKHPNVPNLIAEKKPRVLLVTGSSPKPCENPVGDHYLLKSIKNKIDYSRLHGIEVFYNMALLDAEMAGFWAKLPLIRKLLLSHPEVEFLWWMDSDAMFTDMAFEVPWERYKEHNLVMHGWNEMVYDQKNWIGLNTGSFLLRNCQWSLDILDTLAPMGPKGKVREEAGKLLTRELKDRPVFEADDQSAMVYILATQKDKWSDKVYLENAYYLHGYWGILVDKYEEMIKKYHPGLGDDRWPLVTHFVGCKPCAKFGDYPVERCLKQMDRAFNFGDDQILQIYGFSHKSLASRWVKRIRNETGNPLEVRAHLGLLHLHPKL, from the coding sequence ATGTTAAATCGGCTAATCAGCCAGCGCCGGGCGCGCCAGTTCCGGCGACTTTTGCGCAATGGCAAGCTGACGCTTTTATGCCTCGTTCTTACCGTCGTAGTCTTGCGTGGGAATCTTGGCGCCGGAAGATTCGGCACGCCGGAGAAAGATCTTGACGAGATTCGAGAAACCTTCTCATACATACGCAAGCACGCCGAGCCTCGCCGCGCTTTGGTAGAGCCTTCAAAGGGGCAGCGGAAACCCAGTGATGGTACGGAAAATGGCATCAAGAATTATgctgaatttgatatgaagaaGATTTTGAAAGACGAGGATGACGGGGTTGAGGAATTCAAGCGTGATTCGACGCAACCTTATAGTTTGGGTCCAAAGATTGAGAACTGGGATCAAATGAGAGACGAATGGCTGAAGAAGCATCCAAATGTCCCTAATTTAATTGCAGAAAAGAAGCCCAGGGTATTGCTGGTGACTGGGTCGTCGCCCAAGCCGTGCGAGAATCCGGTGGGGGATCATTACTTGTTGAAATCGATCAAGAATAAGATTGATTACTCTAGGCTTCATGGGATTGAGGTATTTTACAATATGGCCTTGCTTGATGCAGAAATGGCGGGATTTTGGGCGAAACTGCCGTTGATTCGGAAGCTTTTGTTGTCCCATCCAGAGGTGGAGTTCTTGTGGTGGATGGACAGTGATGCAATGTTCACAGATATGGCCTTTGAGGTGCCGTGGGAGAGGTATAAGGAGCATAACTTGGTGATGCACGGTTGGAACGAAATGGTGTATGATCAAAAAAACTGGATTGGTTTGAACACAGGGAGTTTCTTGTTGAGAAATTGTCAGTGGTCTTTAGACATTCTTGATACATTGGCACCAATGGGGCCGAAAGGGAAGGTTAGGGAAGAAGCAGGGAAGCTTTTAACTCGGGAGCTAAAGGATAGACCGGTTTTTGAGGCGGATGATCAGTCTGCAATGGTGTATATATTGGCAACACAGAAGGATAAGTGGAGTGATAAGGTTTATCTTGAGAACGCTTACTATCTGCATGGTTATTGGGGCATTTTGGTGGATAAGTACGAGGAAATGATTAAGAAATATCATCCGGGTCTGGGTGATGACCGTTGGCCGCTTGTTACTCACTTCGTGGGTTGCAAGCCTTGTGCAAAGTTTGGGGATTATCCGGTTGAAAGATGCTTGAAACAGATGGATCGTGCATTCAACTTTGGAGATGACCAAATCCTTCAAATATATGGTTTCTCTCATAAATCACTAGCCAGTCGGTGGGTGAAGAGAATACGGAATGAAACTGGCAATCCTCTTGAAGTAAGAGCTcatctggggttgcttcacttGCATCCTAAGCTGTGA
- the LOC140830758 gene encoding LOW QUALITY PROTEIN: probable histone-arginine methyltransferase 1.3 (The sequence of the model RefSeq protein was modified relative to this genomic sequence to represent the inferred CDS: inserted 2 bases in 1 codon), translating into MENNKLDEQDFLVASISQLSVSSNSSPPVVARFRPDWLQFDLDSDSNNSVRFELRNCRLFKLGPSQSVCVSEASEVNKEKKYSRGITIQFINEEESMAFHCAFEQWKKDATVQGSSLPNGSXMSSKSKFDDKIEASSAKMYFHYYGQLLHQQNMMQDYVRTGTYYAAVMENRANFVDRVVVDVGAGSGILSLFAAQAGAKHVYAIEASDMAEYARKLVAGNASLIQKITVVKGKVEEVELPEKADILISEPMGTLLINERMLESYIIARDRFLVPNGKMFPSLGRIHMAPFSDEYLYTEIANKALFWQQQNYYGVNLTPLHGAAFEGYFSQPVVDAFDPRFLVALAVSHEINFMSSKEEELYEIDIPLRFIASVGTRIHGLACWFDVLFDGSTVQRWLTTAPGAPTTHWYQLRCVLSQPIYVMSGQEITGQLRMVAHKAQSYTLHLTLSAKMWGPGAEQGGILQTSSGKFDLKEPYYRMSQPQAYPVAQEQPPQHLQTQDLQTLSQDEEGSDLLQ; encoded by the exons ATGGAGAATAATAAGCTGGATGAGCAAGATTTTTTGGTAGCTTCGATTTCACAGCTATCCGTTTCGAGCAATTCTTCGCCGCCGGTGGTTGCCCGGTTTCGCCCCGACTGGCTCCAATTTGACCTGGACTCCGATTCAAATAACTCCGTCCGATTCGAGCTACGAAACTGCAgg CTTTTCAAGCTCGGACCATCTCAATCAGTATGTGTATCTGAGGCTTCTGAAGTAAATAAGGAG AAGAAGTACTCAAGGGGCATCACCATACAGTTTATAAATGAGGAGGAAAGTATGGCTTTCCATTGTGCATTTGAGCAATGGAAGAAAGACGCGACTGTTCAAG gaTCCTCTTTGCCAAATGGAAG AATGTCATCTAAAAGTAAATTTGATGACAAAATAGAGGCATCCTCTGCCAAAATGTACTTTCATTACTATGGACAGCTTCTACACCAGCAAAATATGATGCAAGATTATGTGAGGACAG GAACTTATTATGCGGCAGTCATGGAGAATCGTGCGAATTTTGTTGATCGTGTGGTAGTTGATGTTGGTGCTGGTAGTGGCATCTTGTCATTGTTTGCTGCTCAG GCCGGTGCCAAACATGTGTATGCTATTGAAGCATCAGACATGGCAGAATATGCTCGTAAACTTGTAGCTGGGAATGCATCACTCATCCAAAAAATAACG GTTGTAAAAGGTAAAGTTGAAGAGGTTGAATTACCTGAGAAGGCGGATATTTTAATCTCCGAGCCAATGG GCACTTTGCTAATAAATGAAAGAATGCTTGAGTCATACATAATTGCGAGAGATAGATTCCTTGTTCCAAATGGGAAAATGTTTCCAAGTTTAGGAAG GATACACATGGCACCATTCAGTGATGAGTATTTGTACACGGAAATTGCGAACAAG GCTTTATTTTGGCAGCAACAAAATTATTATGGTGTAAATTTGACACCTTTACATGGTGCTGCATTTGAAGGATACTTCTCACAG CCAGTGGTAGATGCTTTTGATCCCAGATTTTTGGTGGCTCTTGCAGTTTCTCACGAGATAAATTTCATGTCCTCCAAG GAGGAAGAATTATATGAAATTGACATCCCATTGAGGTTTATAGCTTCCGTAGGAACCAGAATCCACGGGTTGGCTTGTTGGTTTGACGTGTTGTTTGATGGAAG CACCGTACAAAGGTGGCTTACCACTGCTCCTGGTGCACCTACGACACACTGGTACCAGCTACGATGTGTATTGTCCCAGCCAATTTATGTGATGTCTGGTCAAGAGATAACAGGTCAACTACGAATGGTTGCTCATAAAGCACAGAGTTATACCCTTCACCTAACATTATCAG CTAAAATGTGGGGCCCTGGTGCTGAACAAGGAGGAATACTACAGACGTCATCTGGTAAATTTGATCTCAAAGAGCCCTATTACCGGATGTCTCAACCTCAGGCATATCCAGTGGCCCAAGAACAACCTCCTCAGCATCTACAAACACAG GATTTACAAACACTGTCCCAGGATGAAGAAGGTTCAGATTTATTGCAGTAA
- the LOC140830760 gene encoding LOW QUALITY PROTEIN: uncharacterized protein (The sequence of the model RefSeq protein was modified relative to this genomic sequence to represent the inferred CDS: deleted 4 bases in 3 codons), with protein sequence MGSRYNGVTISSTRVGVAPKAAVFYDSASSGIRAPLTVDESDFEYSASSKSRRNSTTSSYYSGSEPESEGFARGEDEGILEDTHYVEEYGFSRPFLKNPNSEKVLLGSRSYEDASFRPSVKDHVEKLLKRVEALMEMYLEELLSETQTTEIKGFKKVGEYDGSSSFSSDSDEEILEDGEYVLGYGDFRPVVAAAHEDVSENESSSVVDFEISLMPNTIIPIAQVSRDSDDDSQASEVMDDDGFSGVARVLSIINHQRLDSNRKVSVLEVEEKEVHESLAESVVGIEFVEELVVGSDCLSSKQEEQTIDGLVSADMIQNKDLEDTYEASAGSVVSLDDHKAPFESEWNGSLMPLDREFKEIDGVDERKFVGLDNHGLPADLAENTMLPENFPCDVTATEPRRSCEICKLMKLEIPELDSSGGMVEVYVDSSVSDDDFQGENQEQECRQKIDQTESVILDRDVQINKGGPKWGCPRYSDLPEAFINDKNVNQEATHKEENSEQLYGEGENPTPPADVNVMLGDMEERVFTPFSGGEILQEIDGRMATGLVVGVNSDDKISDVRQIIDSADLAGCFMDDIGVVSDGDMNQFTSVEARNGYAPRMNSEIEETLSEAQKHKLEVIQQIRVKYLQLLRRLGMFPENSIAAKVLYQLAVAESRSSSQEFHFDSDKKAAKELEVQSKNDMYFSVSILVIGKTGVGKSATINSIFGERKAVIDAFEPATTDVKEIVGMLDKVKVKIFDTPGLRPSLVDQSHNRKVLLSIKKIMQKSPPDVVLYIDRLDMQTSNFDDLPLLKLVTTYLGSSIWQKAVISFTHSSSIPPDGSNGDPLSYEVFVSQRSYAVQQMIGHARGEFMAVNPGLMVPVALVENSTFAEENKYGEKPMYVRESWRSRLLLLFYSMKILSEVNSMVGIKNPLDSGNLFGFKICSPFELEDDTSADNQTGSLKTVAVPLTDVALPPSFDGNRPFFRDCCFEPSSQFLSEQAFDCRGWDHNLGYDGEFPAVVLVQLTKDTEEFKIQLRSSVSAKHKHKRSTMAGLDVQTTGVPVTFLENQITVGELPSHIGNAASCQTQTNAAFRANTERCSKGKDYYTIVKNHSSLGLSLRKWRGDVMWSFNLQSQFSSGKNSRLHVRIRAGWNKMPSWQVCIRTSSSDQLQIATIVLLPIAKAMLRSFFPHTNKNSS encoded by the exons ATGGGTTCAAGGTATAATGGTGTCACCATTTCCAGTACACGAGTGGGAGTGGCCCCAAAGGCGGCAGTTTTTTACGATTCAGCATCCTCAGGTATTAGAGCTCCTCTCACTGTTGATGAATCCGACTTTGAATATTCAGCTTCGTCAAAAAGTCGTAGAAACAGTACTACCAGTAGTTATTACAGTGGTAGTGAGCCTGAATCTGAGGGTTTTGCTCGTGGTGAAGATGAGGGAATTCTTGAGGATACTCACTATGTTGAGGAATATGGATTTTCGAGGCCTTTCTTGAAGAACCCAAATAGTGAAAAGGTTCTACTAGGTAGTAGAAGCTATGAAGATGCTTCGTTTAGGCCTTCTGTGAAAGACCATGTAGAGAAATTGTTGAAGAGAGTGGAAGCATTAATGGAAATGTATTTGGAAGAGCTCTTGTCAGAAACCCAAACGACGGAAATT AAGGGATTTAAGAAAGTTGGCGAGTACGACGGTTCAAGTTCATTTTCAAGTGACTCGGATGAAGAAATATTGGAAGATGGggaatatgttttgggatatggTGATTTTAGACCTGTTGTGGCTGCAGCTCATGAGGATGTTTCAGAAAATGAATCATCTTCAGTCGTGGATTTTGAAATTTCATTGATGCCGAACACTATTATACCCATCGCCCAGGTATCAAGGGACAGTGATGATGATTCTCAGGCCAGTGAAGTTATGGACGATGATGGATTCTCGGGTGTAGCTCGAGTCCTGAGCATTATTAATCATCAGAGGCTTGATAGTAACCGAAAAGTCAGCGTCTTAGAGGTTGAGGAAAAGGAAGTTCATGAATCACTGGCTGAGAGCGTGGTTGGTATCGAATTTGTTGAGGAGTTGGTAGTTGGTAGCGATTGTCTAAGCTCAAAACAAGAAGAGCAAACTATTGATGGTCTCGTGTCAGCTGATATGATACAAAATAAAGATCTTGAGGACACTTATGAAGCTAGTGCTGGTTCTGTGGTTTCCCTTGATGATCATAAGGCTCCATTTGAATCAGAGTGGAATGGAAGTTTGATGCCACTTGACCGGGAATTTAAAGAAATTGATGGGGTGGATGAGAGAAAATTTGTGGGGTTGGATAACCATGGACTGCCAGCTGACCTTGCTGAAAACACAATGCTGCCTGAAAATTTTCCTTGTGATGTTACAGCTACAGAACCTAGACGCTCTTGTGAAATATGTAAACTAATGAAACTTGAAATTCCTGAATTAGACAGCAGCGGTGGCATGGTTGAAGTGTATGTGGATAGTTCGGTCTCTGATGATGATTTTCAAGGTGAGAATCAGGAACAAGAATGCAGGCAAAAGATTGACCAAACTGAGAGTGTAATTCTTGATCGAGATGTTCAGATAAACAAAGGGGGGCCTAAGTG GGGGTGCCCCCGATATTCAGATTTGCCTGAAGCTTTCATAAACGACAAGAATGTGAACCAGGAAGCCACGCATAAAGAAGAAAATAGTGAACAGTTATATGGTGAGGGAGAAAATCCAACCCCCCCAGCTGATGTTAATGTAATGCTCGGTGACATGGAAGAACGAGTTTTTACTCCTTTCTCTGGTGGGGAGATTTTGCAAGAGATCGATGGTCGGATGGCCACAGGCTTGGTTGTGGGGGTGAATTCAGATGACAAAATTAGCGATGTGAGACAAATAATTGATTCTGCTGACCTTGCTGGATGCTTTATGGACGACATAGGTGTTGTGTCAGATGGTGACATGAATCAATTTACATCAGTCGAAGCCAGAAACGGCTATGCTCCCAGAATGAACAGTGAAATAGAGGAAACTTTAAGTGAAGCTCAGAAGCACAAGCTGGAGGTAATTCAGCAAATAAGAGTAAAATACTTGCAGCTTCTCCGCAGATTGGGCATGTTTCCTGAAAATTCCATAGCTGCAAAAGTTTTATACCAGCTTGCAGTTGCTGAGTCGAGATCCTCTTCTCAGGAATTCCATTTTGATTCAGACAAAAAGGCAGCTAAGGAACTCGAGGTACAATCTAAAAATGATATGTATTTTTCTGTGAGCATCCTGGTTATTGGGAAAACTGGAGTTGGCAAGAGTGCTACAATAAATTCCATTTTCGGAGAAAGGAAGGCTGTAATTGAC GCATTTGAGCCGGCCACAACTGATGTGAAGGAAATCGTAGGTATGCTCGATAAAGTCAAAGTTAAGATTTTTGATACCCCTGGTCTTAGACCTTCTCTGGTAGATCAATCTCACAATCGAAAAGTTCTGttgtcaataaaaaaaataatgcaGAAATCTCCACCCGATGTTGTCCTATATATTGATCGCCTAGACATGCAAACCAGTAACTTTGATGATTTACCTTTACTGAAGTTAGTTACGACTTATCTTGGATCATCAATATGGCAGAAAGCAGTAATTTCTTTTACGCATTCAAGTTCAATACCTCCAGATGGATCCAATGGAGATCCACTAAGTTATGAGGTGTTTGTTTCTCAACGATCATATGCTGTGCAACAGATGATTGGTCATGCTCGTGGGGAGTTTATGGCAGTGAATCCTGGTTTGATGGTTCCAGTGGCTCTGGTTGAAAACAGCACTTTTGCTGAAGAAAACAAGTATGGAGAAAAACCGATGTATGTAAGAGAAAGTTGGAGATCACGTCTTCTGCTTTTGTTTTATTCAATGAAAATTTTATCAGAAGTGAATTCCATGGTCGGGATTAAGAATCCTTTGGATAGTGGGAATCTATTTGGTTTCAAAATTTGTTCCCCGTTTGAACTAGAAGACGACACTTCTGCAGACAACCAAACGGGAAGCTTAAAAACTGTAGCAGTTCCATTAACAGACGTGGCTCTCCCACCTTCCTTCGATGGAAATAGGCCCTTTTTTAGGGACTGTTGTTTTGAACCCTCGTCCCAGTTTCTCAGTGAGCAGGCTTTCGACTGCCGTGGATGGGATCATAATCTTGGTTATGATGGTGAATTTCCAGCAGTAGTTTTGGTTCAACTTACTAAGGATACAGAAGAGTTTAAGATCCAGTTACGTTCATCTGTCTCGGCAAAGCACAAACACAAAAGATCAACCATGGCAGGACTCGATGTTCAGACCACTGGAGTACCCGTCACTTTTCTTGAGAATCAAATCACAGTTGGAGAACTACCATCTCACATTGGAAATGCAGCTTCTTGTCAAACTCAAACCAATGCAGCATTCAGGGCAAACACTGAAAGGTGTTCAAAGGGAAAAGATTATTACACTATTGTCAAGAATCACAGCTCATTAGGTCTGTCTTTGAGGAAATGGAGAGGTGATGTTATGTGGTCATTCAACCTGCAATCTCAGTTTTCTTCTGGTAAGAATTCCAGATTGCACGTTCGGATTCGGGCTGGATGGAACAAAATGCCAAGTTGGCAGGTTTGTATCAGGACAAGCAGTTCAGATCAGCTACAAATCGCTACTATAGTTCTCCTTCCGATTGCCAAAGCGATGCTTAGGAGCTTTTTCCCTCATACCAACAAGAACTCAAGCTAG
- the LOC140830761 gene encoding GTP-binding protein At2g22870, with protein MLKLRPPRFHTHFSLLFNLPYSHLHRKFSFSLSFSSSTSRAPNPSHAAAKASSRTEPSESSRFVQKVLFVPPGMRPDEVTDDMVLPGSNIVIGPYAGDAKVKEVDFVKSSNRAKDCPNDDRPEFAMLGRSNVGKSSLINFLVRKKDVALTSKKPGKTQLINHFLINKSWYIVDLPGYGFANAPESARMDWSSFTKGYFLNRETLVSVLLLVDASVPPQKIDLDCANWLGRNNISMTFVFTKCDKIKGGKGRRPDENIRDFQELIRENYRLHPPWIMTSSITGLGRDELLLHMSQLRNYWDNE; from the exons ATGCTGAAGCTAAGGCCTCCACGGTTCCACACCCATTTCTCCTTGCTCTTCAATCTCCCATATTCTCACCTCCATCGAAAGTTTTCCTTTTCTCTCTCGTTTAGCAGCTCCACATCACGAGCCCCAAACCCCAGTCATGCCGCCGCGAAGGCCTCTAGTCGGACGGAGCCCTCCGAATCATCCCGGTTCGTGCAGAAAGTACTGTTCGTGCCGCCGGGAATGAGACCGGATGAAGTTACCGACGACATGGTCCTACCTGGGTCGAATATTGTGATTGGACCCTATGCTGGCGATGCGAAGGTTAAGGAGGTGGATTTTGTTAAGAGCAGCAACCGGGCCAAGGATTGCCCCAATGATGACCGACCCGAATTCGCCATGTTGGGTCGATCGAATGTTGGCAAGTCATCACTTATCAACTTTTTGGTTCGGAAAAAAGATGTTGCTCTCACTTCTAAAAAGCCAG GAAAGACTCAGTTGATTAATCATTTCTTGATTAATAAAAGTTGGTACATTGTGGATTTACCCGGTTATGG TTTTGCTAATGCCCCTGAATCTGCGAGAATGGATTGGTCCTCATTCACAAAAGGCTACTTTCTGAATCGAGAAACTTTGGTGTCTGTCCTACTTCTAGTTGATGCAAGTGTTCCGCCCCAGAAAATCGACCTTGATTGTGCAAATTGGCTTGGCCGAAACAAC ATCTCGATGACTTTTGTTTTCACTAAGTGTGACAAAATAAAAGGTGGTAAAGGGAGAAGGCCCGATGAGAACATAAGAGATTTTCAAGAACTGATTAGAGAAAATTATAGACTACATCCTCCATGGATAATGACTAGCAGCATAACAGGATTGGGCAGAGACGAGCTTCTTTTGCACATGTCTCAGCTTAGGAACTATTGGGATAACGAGTAA
- the LOC140829724 gene encoding uncharacterized protein: MALRSLDNKLPITQERPKKQAKVSEQIHKEKKQQQHPEFGVNNENQHPSSLPTSTDVSVDYIPSDNLQAFQDPEVKIQSLLGGFESKDWLKVCESLNDVRRLALFHSTLLLPILENVVLVMVKAIKNPRSALCKTSIMASSDMFKAFGEKLLESTTPDSFNNLLLQLLLKASQDKKFVCEEADKGLKTMVEFIPPLSLLHKLDTYVGHSNLKVRAKAAISISSCVSKMDLERMKEYGLVALIQTAANLLNDKLPEAREAARSIVTSLFEAFTENEEEKQEKWQSFCQSNLPPIHAQALVKHVSS, translated from the exons ATGGCGCTTAGGTCTCTTGATAATAAGCTTCCAATCACACAAGAAAGACCCAAAAAACAAGCGAAAGTCTCGGAGCAGATTCACAAGGAGAAGAAGCAGCAACAGCATCCTGAATTTGGCGTGAATAACGAAAACCAACACCCTTCATCGCTGCCGACTTCTACCGACGTTTCCGTGGATTATATTCCTTCTGATAATCTTCAAGCGTTTCAAGACCCAGAAGTGAAGATCCAG AGTCTACTTGGAGGGTTCGAGTCAAAAGACTGGTTGAAGGTTTGTGAGTCACTGAATGATGTTAGGCGGTTGGCACTCTTTCACTCCACCCTATTGCTGCCAATTTT GGAAAATGTGGTTTTAGTAATGGTGAAAGCAATAAAGAATCCAAGAAGTGCATTGTGCAAGACCTCGATCATGGCTTCCTCTGATATGTTCAAGGCTTTTGGTGAAAAGTTACTTGAATCCACCACTCCTGATTCCTTCAACAACTTG TTGCTGCAGCTACTTCTGAAAGCCTCTCAAGATAAGAAATTTGTATGTGAGGAAGCAGACAAGGGATTAAAGACAATGGTGGAGTTCATTCCCCCTCTTTCTCTTCTCCATAAGCTCGACACATATGTGGGGCACTCGAACCTCAAAGTCCGAGCAAAAGCCGCAATTTCCATCTCCAGTTGtgtctctaagatg GATCTCGAACGTATGAAAGAATATGGCCTGGTTGCGTTGATTCAAACTGCAGCAAATTTGCTAAATGATAAGCTCCCAGAAGCAAGGGAGGCAGCTAGAAGTATTGTAACTTCATTGTTTGAAGCATTTACAGAGAATGAAGAAGAGAAGCAGGAGAAATGGCAAAGCTTTTGCCAGTCTAATCTGCCACCTATTCATGCACAAGCTTTGGTTAAACATGTTTCATCTTAA